The genomic interval TGATGCGATTAGGACGCGCCGGTTGAACTCGTTTTCCGCCTTTAATACCTTATTCCTCCAACTGATGAAGACTACGGCTGCGAATCTCTTCCTGCAGCTTATTGATCACTTCACTGACATCGATACTCCCCAAATCCTTGCCCCGGCGGGTACGGACAGCTACTTTGCCTGCCTCGACCTCTTTATCACCACAAACAAGCATATAAGGAACACGCCGTAAAGTGTGCTCGCGGATTTTAAAGCCTATCTTCTCATTTCTCAAGTCTGCTTTGACACGAATACCTGCATCCTGCAATTTTCTGGTCAATTCGCTGACATAATCAGACTGACTATCGGTAATATTCATTACCACAACCTGAACGGGAGCCAGCCATGTCGGGAAGAACCCGGCAAACTCCTCAGTCAGAATACCAATAAAGCGCTCCATGGAGCCTAAAATCGCCCGATGGATCATAACCGGAACCTGGCGCTCATTGTTTTCACCGACATAGGATGCATTCAGTCGGCCAGGCAATGAGAAATCAAGCTGGACAGTACCACACTGCCAGGCGCGATCCAGGCAGTCATGTAGAGTAAATTCGATTTTCGGGCCGTAAAATGCACCTTCTCCCGGCTGGTATTCAAACGGAATGCCATTCTCTGTCAGAGCCGCCGCCAAATCCTCTTCGGCGCGATCCCACATTTCGTCACTACCAATGCGCTTTTCGGGACGGGTTGACAATTTAACCGCTATTTTCTCAAAACCGAAGGTGCCATACATGTCATACACCATCTTAATACAACTGTTCACTTCGGTACGAACTTGTTCTTCAGTACAGAAAATATGCGCATCATCCTGAGTAAAACCGCGTACACGCATCAGCCCATGCAGAGAACCAGACGGTTCGTTACGATGGCAACTACCGAATTCCGCCATACGCAGGGGAAGATCGCGGTAGGACTTCAGGCCCTGATTGAAAATCTGTACATGACCAGGACAGTTCATCGGTTTAATACAATATTCCCGGTTCTCTGACGAAGTTGTAAACATCGCTTCTTTGTAGTTTTCCCAGTGACCGGTTTTTTCCCACAGAACCCGATCCATCATAAATGGACCTTTAACTTCCTGATATTGATATTCTTTCAGCTTCATACGCACGAAAGCTTCAAGCTCACGGAAGATCGTCCAGCCATCGTTATGCCAGAACACCATCCCCGGTGCTTCTTCTTGCATATGATAGAGATCAAGCTGCTTGCCAATTTTGCGATGATCGCGCTTGGCCGCCTCTTCCAGACGCTGCAAATATGCGCTCAACTGTTTCTTGTCAGCCCACGCAGTACCGTAAATACGCTGCAGCATTTTGTTATTACTGTCGCCACGCCAGTATGCGCCTGAAGTTTTCTGCAGTTTGAAATGATGACAAAAACGCATGTTCGGCACATGCGGACCGCGGCACATATCAATGTATTCTTCGTGATGATAGAGGCCTGGTCGATCGTCACGGCTAATATTTTCGTCAAGAATGGCCACTTTGTAAGATTCGCCGCGCGCAGCAAAAGTATCACGCGCTTCCTGCCAACTTACTTTCTTCTTAATGACGTCGTAGTCTTTTTCAGCCAACTCATGCATCCGCTTTTCAAGCAGATCCAAATCTTCCTGAGTCAAGGGACGGTCTAGGTCGACGTCATAATAAAAACCATTGTCGATAACCGGTCCAATCGCCATTTGAGTTTCCGGCCACAACTGTTTGATGGCATGCCCCAACAGATGCGCACAGGAATGACGGAGAATATCCAGTCCGTCGTCATCTTTGGTAGTGATAATTGACAACTGAGCATCAGTTTCAATCAAATCGCGCGCATCAACCAACTCACCATTGACCTTGCCCGCGATACACGCTTTCGCCAAGCCAGGGCCAATATCCGATGCAACATCAAAAGGAGAGACGGCACGCTCGTAATGACGCTGACTACCATCAGGAAGTGTAATAACAGGCATGTTAATTCCCTTATCTGCAGTGGTGATCCACACGAAAGATCACATGCAAAAGATAATTTCTGTTTAGTTTTTCAGTTCGAAAAAATATTTAACCCACAATTGTTAAATAATATTCCGACTATCCGTAGGTTACAGCGTTCCAATCCTGCCAATAACCCGACGGCGTAGAGTAGCACTCTGCGCCACGCCACGCCACCGCTCGGCATAAGAATCTAGACGGATAAAACATGGAGATAGCTCAATAGCAAAAAAAACCGCGTTGCCTTACCGCGGTTTTTTCTGCAGCGGATGAAATGAAACACTCACCGTTCGGGAATCATACCGCCCAAATAAAGTTCAGCTTCATTTGGAACCGATTGCTGAGGTTCAGCCTCTTCCGTATGTTCCGTTGTAGGTACCAATGATTGTAACAGAACTAGCTGCTGTTTCTGCTGTTCGACGATCTCTTGCAATAACCTGATCTGCTCATTGGCGCGCACGCTGGCACGATTGATAAAAAACCACACGAGAATAACCAGTAATACGACTAAACCGACAAATACAATCTCAAGCATGCTTGAAACCAACCCACTCATGTCTAAAAACCTGCCACTTAACTGACCCAGGCGCTCATTCTATCACTTGCACAATGAAAAATTCGATAACCGCCTTCTTTGATGGGAGCACTGTCGGCAATAACGGTAAAAAAGCCTGTCATAATGACAGGCTATATAGATTCCTACTCGAAGATGAAATCAGAATGGATAGTCGTGGTATCCCATCTGATCAGAGATATTCCGCGCTGCTGTGTGCAACATTTCGACATATTCGTGTTTGCTTTCTTCCGAGAAGCGTATCGTTGGAAACGAGATACTTAACCCGGAGATAACGACCCCAAAACGATCAAACACCGGAACCGCGATACAACGCAGTCCCTCTTCCTGCTCTTCGTTGTCTTCGCCATATCCTTGCTCGCGCACCAGATCCAGCTGAGACATCAGTTCTTCAGTATTGCTGATGGTTCGAGGCGTACTGCGTGTAAACTCGACATTAGACAAGATGCCCCGCACCTCTTCCTGATCGCGCCAAGCCAACAAGACTTTGCCGATAGCGGTACTGTGCAGCGGGTTACGGCGCCCGATTCGTGAATACATACGCAAATTGTACATAGAGTCAATTTTGTGGATATAGACAATGCTGTCCTCATCCAGCGCACCAAGGTGGATTGTTTCCCGAGTCAACGCGGATAATTCGCGCATTTGAATATCAGCGCTGCGAATCAGATCCACGTTCTGCAACGCTTTAGCACCCAGTTCAAACAATTTCAGTGTTAAAGAATACTTTTCTGACTCGCCTTCCTGAGCGACATACCCCAAGGATTTCATCGTCTGCAGGAAACGATAAACTGTACTTTTCGACATCATTACACGCTGAGAGAGCTCGGTAATACCAATTTCCCGCTCTTCCCCCAACGCCTGCAAAATGCCAAAGACCTTCAATACTGACGACACGGAATCGGGCTGTTTATCTAAATCTGCAATAGCCATTTTTGTGGTTACCCTACTCAGTTTTTCTTGTTTTAAAAAAAATAGAACGCTTGTTCTAGTATAAAGGGAACGTGTTGGGGATAGCAATCAAGCATTGCCATAACCCGCAATTCTTCACAAACTCTGCGTAGTTATGGCATTACCAGACACGAATATCTAATCCCGGGAAATAACAAACCGCGCTCATCCATGGCGCGGTTTCGTAATAATTACTGCCAAACAGATTCCGGTATTTTTGCCAGATACAGCGCTGGTTTTCCATCAACGTCGGACGTAAACAGAATTTGCTTATTATCAGGCGTAAACGACGGATGTGGATGTGTTACTTGACGATCCCCTTCCAGAACCTCCCAGGACGTATTGTGCTGTGCGACACGATGCTGACGCCCCGTTTTCATATTGAAAACATAGAGGAAAGGATCATTCTCAATCTTGTAACCACCGTCGTCTTTTACGTCAACAGGGGCATTACATCCATCACCCACCATCAAGGAACCATCATGGTTACTCATCAAGTGGGAACATGGCGGCATCTCAGCTACCTGGTGATTCTCCTGAGTGACGGGATTGATGCTGCAAATAAACCGATTGGTTGCACCTTTAAGGTAGGATACGTACACCAACGCAGAACCATCCGGCACCCAGAATTCATGCGTACAGCTTTCACCGGGAGCATGTTCCTTAACTTTGCGCATATTCGATCCATCTTCATTGATAAACCACATACGCGCATCAACCAGATCATGCGGGCCTTCATGGCAGAAAGCGACCGTATTGTCATCGCCCGGACGATAGATCGGATGTCCAAGCCATTGATTTTCTTGCAGGATGGTTGTGGCCTCGCCCGTTTGAAGATCGATGCGAATCAGGCGGCAGCATGGATTAGTGAAATAAAACTCCTGGAATTTTTTCCAGTCTGTTAGAGGTTTCCAATCTTCTTTCTTAATCTCAATCCCGACCATCTTGGTGCAGTCGGAATTCGCGACCCAGGTACCGTAGCCCACCCATTCATCCGGCACTTGATAGATAGTTTTCTCTTCCAGAGTTTCCAAATCGACTCGCATCAGATTGCGGACATTCTTAACGTAATAAAGCGCATCATCTTTCGGAGACAGAAAACCCCCAAATGTATTATCGCCTTTTCCTTCAGTAAGTTGTGTTGCCTGCTGTGTTTTCAGGTCGAGCAGGTAGTAATTCCACGGGCCATCAAACGCTCCGCCAAACAGCAACTTGCTGCCGTCACTGGTAAAACATTTCTGATAGAAATAATTACGGTGACAAATGACATCGGGCGGAGTGAGACGAACCACTTCCGTACCGGTCGCAGAATCCTGGTAAGTATGAAATGTAAAAGAAAGCTTTTTACCTTTAGCCATCCGTAAATCCTTAGTGCTTATCGTGAAAATTCAGACGCCACTGCCTTCGTCATTTTGACAGACAATTAAACGCCTTATCTTGTCAACATTGTAGAAACAATGTTTCATTTTTCTGTGATCCCGATTTTATTTTATGAAACATCATCCCATTTTTCACTAACTGTTTTGACTGAAGCTATAACACCCGGATGACTGATACCACATGTCCTGCATATATCGCGCAAGTATCCCGCGTACTATGCCGCTACTGGCTGTCTTACATAGAAGATGCATTCAATATCCATTCAGAATACGCTGGATGTAAAAAAGCCCGCTATTACGCACAATGCTGATCAGTTAAGGATCCATTGACCAATCCTTCTGTTGTAGGACAATCCGGAACCATTCATTGGTTCCGGATTTTTTTATGTCGGCAGACCCCCTACTCGATGCTACGGTTGGTCACGCTCATGAATGTTCGCTCCCATGTGATTGCCAATGCGGCGAGCAGACCGTACCGCAAAGGGGAAATTCCCCTACCCAGCGCGTTCATCTAATCATTGCCGGACAATTCAGTGATCTTGTTGGATACGGGGTTCTTCAGTGCCGATCTGTTGCTGCATATTCAGACCGAAGCCACTAACCGCCACTGGCTCATCCCAGAGCGCAAGGGGCTGGTGTATACAGAACTTGAGCGCTATGGCGACAGCGACCGTCTGTTGCAAATGAAGGTCTCGCAAGAAAAACCCAGCGCAGCCAACGCACTGGCAAGTTCGCGCAGTGACCTATGCGGTGGCAGGCAAGGAGAAAACGGTATTTACTTCCCTCCCCGAGGCGCGATTCAGCGCAGCTCAGGTGGTGCCCCTGTACCACGAGCGCTGGGAAATCGAGCTGGGATACAGGGATATCAAAAGCCCGATGCAGCACAATGCCATCACGCTGAGGAGCAAGAAGGTGGACTGGGTGTATCAGA from Musicola paradisiaca NCPPB 2511 carries:
- the thrS gene encoding threonine--tRNA ligase, giving the protein MPVITLPDGSQRHYERAVSPFDVASDIGPGLAKACIAGKVNGELVDARDLIETDAQLSIITTKDDDGLDILRHSCAHLLGHAIKQLWPETQMAIGPVIDNGFYYDVDLDRPLTQEDLDLLEKRMHELAEKDYDVIKKKVSWQEARDTFAARGESYKVAILDENISRDDRPGLYHHEEYIDMCRGPHVPNMRFCHHFKLQKTSGAYWRGDSNNKMLQRIYGTAWADKKQLSAYLQRLEEAAKRDHRKIGKQLDLYHMQEEAPGMVFWHNDGWTIFRELEAFVRMKLKEYQYQEVKGPFMMDRVLWEKTGHWENYKEAMFTTSSENREYCIKPMNCPGHVQIFNQGLKSYRDLPLRMAEFGSCHRNEPSGSLHGLMRVRGFTQDDAHIFCTEEQVRTEVNSCIKMVYDMYGTFGFEKIAVKLSTRPEKRIGSDEMWDRAEEDLAAALTENGIPFEYQPGEGAFYGPKIEFTLHDCLDRAWQCGTVQLDFSLPGRLNASYVGENNERQVPVMIHRAILGSMERFIGILTEEFAGFFPTWLAPVQVVVMNITDSQSDYVSELTRKLQDAGIRVKADLRNEKIGFKIREHTLRRVPYMLVCGDKEVEAGKVAVRTRRGKDLGSIDVSEVINKLQEEIRSRSLHQLEE
- a CDS encoding YebO family protein, with the protein product MLEIVFVGLVVLLVILVWFFINRASVRANEQIRLLQEIVEQQKQQLVLLQSLVPTTEHTEEAEPQQSVPNEAELYLGGMIPER
- the kdgR gene encoding DNA-binding transcriptional regulator KdgR, which codes for MAIADLDKQPDSVSSVLKVFGILQALGEEREIGITELSQRVMMSKSTVYRFLQTMKSLGYVAQEGESEKYSLTLKLFELGAKALQNVDLIRSADIQMRELSALTRETIHLGALDEDSIVYIHKIDSMYNLRMYSRIGRRNPLHSTAIGKVLLAWRDQEEVRGILSNVEFTRSTPRTISNTEELMSQLDLVREQGYGEDNEEQEEGLRCIAVPVFDRFGVVISGLSISFPTIRFSEESKHEYVEMLHTAARNISDQMGYHDYPF
- the ogl gene encoding oligogalacturonate lyase; amino-acid sequence: MAKGKKLSFTFHTYQDSATGTEVVRLTPPDVICHRNYFYQKCFTSDGSKLLFGGAFDGPWNYYLLDLKTQQATQLTEGKGDNTFGGFLSPKDDALYYVKNVRNLMRVDLETLEEKTIYQVPDEWVGYGTWVANSDCTKMVGIEIKKEDWKPLTDWKKFQEFYFTNPCCRLIRIDLQTGEATTILQENQWLGHPIYRPGDDNTVAFCHEGPHDLVDARMWFINEDGSNMRKVKEHAPGESCTHEFWVPDGSALVYVSYLKGATNRFICSINPVTQENHQVAEMPPCSHLMSNHDGSLMVGDGCNAPVDVKDDGGYKIENDPFLYVFNMKTGRQHRVAQHNTSWEVLEGDRQVTHPHPSFTPDNKQILFTSDVDGKPALYLAKIPESVWQ